The following are from one region of the Escherichia sp. E4742 genome:
- a CDS encoding DUF2138 domain-containing protein, with amino-acid sequence MSGEKKAKGWRFYGFVGLGAIALLSAGVWALQYAGSGPEKTLSPLVVHNNLQIDLNEPDLFLDSDSLSQLPKDLLTIPFLHDVLSEDFVFYYQNHADRLGIEGSIRRIVYEHDLTLKDKLFSSLLDQPAQAALWHDKQGHLSHYMVLIQRSGLSKLLEPLLFAATSDSQLSKTEISSIKLNSETIPVYQLRYNGKNALMFATYQDKMLVFSSTDMLFKDDQQDTEATAIASDLLSGKKRWEASFGLENRTAEKTPVRQRIVVSANLLGFGYQRLMPSFAGVRFEMNNDGWHSFLALNDESASVDASFDFTPVWNSMPAGASFCVAVPYSHGIAEEMLSQIAQENDKLNGALDGAAGLCWYEDSKLQTPLFVGQFDGTDEQAQLPGKLFTQNIGARESKAPEGVLPVTQTQQGEAQIWRREVSSRYGQYPKVQSAQPDQLMSDYFFRVSLAMQNKTLLFSLDDMLVNNALQTLNKTRPAMVDVIPTDGVVPVYINPQGMAKLLRNETLTSLPKNLEPVFYNAAQTLLMPKLDALSQQPRYVMKLDQMKPGAAWQWLPINWQPL; translated from the coding sequence ATGAGTGGTGAAAAAAAGGCGAAAGGCTGGCGGTTCTATGGCTTTGTAGGTTTGGGTGCAATAGCACTGCTTTCCGCAGGCGTCTGGGCATTGCAATATGCTGGTAGTGGGCCTGAAAAAACGTTGTCGCCGCTGGTGGTGCACAACAATCTGCAAATCGATCTCAATGAGCCTGACCTCTTTCTCGATAGCGACTCTCTAAGCCAGCTTCCCAAAGATCTCCTTACCATTCCTTTTCTCCACGATGTCCTGAGTGAAGATTTCGTTTTCTATTATCAGAATCATGCCGATCGTCTGGGCATTGAAGGCAGTATTCGCCGCATTGTCTATGAACACGATCTCACGCTGAAAGATAAGCTCTTTTCGTCACTCTTAGACCAGCCTGCGCAGGCGGCACTGTGGCACGATAAACAGGGCCATCTTTCACATTACATGGTGCTTATCCAGCGTAGTGGCTTGAGCAAGTTGCTGGAGCCATTGCTGTTTGCTGCTACCAGCGATAGCCAGTTAAGCAAGACGGAAATCAGTAGTATTAAGCTAAATAGTGAAACCATCCCTGTTTATCAGTTGCGCTATAACGGCAAGAACGCCCTGATGTTCGCGACATATCAGGACAAGATGCTGGTGTTTTCCAGCACGGATATGCTGTTTAAAGATGACCAGCAGGATACCGAAGCCACGGCGATCGCAAGTGATTTGTTGAGCGGTAAAAAACGCTGGGAGGCCAGTTTTGGCCTGGAAAATCGTACTGCCGAAAAAACGCCAGTACGCCAGCGCATCGTGGTTAGCGCAAATTTGCTGGGTTTTGGCTACCAGCGATTAATGCCTTCTTTTGCTGGCGTGCGCTTTGAAATGAACAACGACGGCTGGCATAGCTTTCTGGCGTTAAATGATGAATCCGCAAGCGTAGATGCCAGTTTCGATTTCACGCCCGTGTGGAACAGTATGCCTGCCGGTGCCAGTTTCTGTGTGGCGGTGCCGTATTCGCACGGTATTGCCGAAGAAATGCTTTCGCAAATCGCTCAGGAAAACGACAAGTTGAATGGGGCGTTAGATGGTGCCGCCGGGCTGTGCTGGTATGAGGATTCAAAACTGCAAACCCCGCTGTTTGTTGGTCAGTTTGATGGCACTGACGAACAGGCGCAATTGCCAGGGAAACTGTTTACCCAAAATATTGGTGCTCGTGAAAGCAAAGCGCCAGAAGGCGTATTACCGGTAACTCAAACTCAGCAGGGCGAAGCGCAAATCTGGCGTCGCGAAGTGAGTTCCCGATACGGTCAGTATCCGAAAGTACAGTCAGCGCAACCAGATCAATTAATGTCGGATTATTTTTTCCGCGTGTCGCTGGCGATGCAAAACAAAACGCTGCTTTTTTCCCTCGATGACATGCTGGTTAATAACGCGCTGCAAACACTGAATAAAACCCGCCCGGCAATGGTGGATGTGATACCCACTGATGGCGTCGTTCCGGTCTATATCAATCCACAAGGAATGGCGAAACTGCTGCGTAACGAAACGCTGACTAGTCTGCCGAAGAATCTCGAACCGGTTTTTTATA
- the gyrA gene encoding DNA topoisomerase (ATP-hydrolyzing) subunit A: MSDLAREITPVNIEEELKSSYLDYAMSVIVGRALPDVRDGLKPVHRRVLYAMNVLGNDWNKAYKKSARVVGDVIGKYHPHGDSAVYDTIVRMAQPFSLRYMLVDGQGNFGSIDGDSAAAMRYTEIRLAKIAHELMADLEKETVDFVDNYDGTEKIPDVMPTKIPNLLVNGSSGIAVGMATNIPPHNLTEVINGCLAYIDDEDISIEGLMEHIPGPDFPTAAIINGRRGIEEAYRTGRGKVYIRARAEVEVDAKTGRETIIVHEIPYQVNKARLIEKIAELVKEKRVEGISALRDESDKDGMRIVIEVKRDAVGEVVLNNLYSQTQLQVSFGINMVALHHGQPKIMNLKDIIAAFVRHRREVVTRRTIFELRKARDRAHILEALAVALANIDPIIELIRHAPTPAEAKTALVANPWQLGNVAAMLERAGDDAARPEWLEPEFGVRDGLYYLTEQQAQAILDLRLQKLTGLEHEKLLDEYKELLDQIAELLRILGSADRLMEVIREELELVREQFGDKRRTEITANSADINLEDLITQEDVVVTLSHQGYVKYQPLSEYEAQRRGGKGKSAARIKEEDFIDRLLVANTHDHILCFSSRGRVYSMKVYQLPEASRGARGRPIVNLLPLEQDERITAILPVTEFEEGVKVFMATANGTVKKTVLTEFNRLRTAGKVAIKLVEGDELIGVDLTSGEDEVMLFSAEGKVVRFKESSVRAMGCNTTGVRGIRLGEGDKVVSLIVPRGDGAILTATQNGYGKRTAVAEYPTKSRATKGVISIKVTERNGLVVGAVQVDDCDQIMMITDAGTLVRTRVSEISIVGRNTQGVILIRTAEDENVVGLQRVAEPVDEEDLDTIDGSAAEGDDEIAPEVDVDDEPEEE; encoded by the coding sequence ATGAGCGACCTTGCGAGAGAAATTACACCGGTCAACATTGAGGAAGAGCTGAAGAGCTCCTATCTGGATTATGCGATGTCGGTCATTGTTGGCCGTGCTCTGCCAGATGTCCGAGATGGCCTGAAGCCGGTACACCGTCGCGTACTTTACGCCATGAACGTACTAGGCAATGACTGGAACAAAGCCTATAAAAAATCTGCCCGTGTCGTTGGTGACGTAATCGGTAAATACCATCCCCATGGTGACTCGGCGGTCTATGACACGATCGTCCGCATGGCGCAGCCATTCTCGCTGCGTTATATGCTGGTAGACGGTCAGGGTAACTTCGGTTCTATCGATGGCGACTCTGCGGCGGCAATGCGTTATACGGAAATCCGTCTGGCGAAAATTGCCCATGAACTGATGGCCGATCTCGAAAAAGAGACGGTCGATTTCGTTGATAACTATGACGGCACGGAAAAAATTCCTGACGTCATGCCGACCAAAATTCCTAACCTGCTGGTGAACGGTTCTTCCGGTATCGCCGTAGGTATGGCAACCAACATCCCGCCGCACAACCTGACGGAAGTCATCAATGGTTGTCTGGCGTATATCGATGATGAAGACATCAGCATTGAAGGGCTGATGGAACACATCCCGGGTCCAGACTTCCCGACGGCGGCAATCATTAACGGTCGTCGCGGTATTGAAGAAGCTTACCGTACCGGTCGCGGCAAGGTGTACATCCGCGCCCGTGCAGAAGTGGAAGTCGACGCCAAAACCGGGCGTGAAACCATTATCGTCCACGAAATTCCGTATCAGGTGAACAAAGCGCGCCTGATCGAGAAGATTGCGGAACTGGTAAAAGAAAAACGCGTGGAAGGCATCAGCGCGCTGCGTGACGAGTCTGACAAAGACGGCATGCGCATCGTGATTGAAGTGAAACGCGATGCGGTCGGTGAAGTGGTGCTCAACAACCTCTACTCCCAGACCCAGTTGCAGGTTTCTTTCGGTATCAACATGGTGGCATTGCACCATGGTCAGCCGAAGATTATGAACCTGAAAGACATCATCGCGGCGTTTGTTCGTCACCGCCGCGAAGTGGTGACCCGTCGTACTATTTTCGAACTGCGTAAAGCTCGCGACCGTGCGCATATCCTTGAAGCATTAGCCGTGGCGCTGGCAAACATCGACCCGATCATCGAACTGATCCGTCATGCGCCAACGCCTGCAGAAGCGAAAACCGCGCTGGTTGCTAATCCGTGGCAGCTGGGCAACGTTGCCGCGATGCTGGAACGTGCTGGCGACGATGCTGCGCGTCCGGAATGGCTGGAGCCAGAGTTCGGTGTGCGCGATGGTCTGTACTATCTGACCGAACAGCAAGCCCAGGCAATTCTGGATCTGCGTTTGCAGAAACTGACCGGTCTTGAGCATGAAAAACTGCTCGACGAATACAAAGAGCTGCTGGATCAGATCGCGGAACTGCTGCGTATTCTGGGTAGCGCCGATCGTCTGATGGAAGTGATCCGTGAAGAGCTGGAGCTGGTTCGTGAACAGTTCGGTGACAAACGTCGTACTGAAATCACCGCCAACAGCGCAGACATCAACCTGGAAGATCTGATCACCCAGGAAGATGTCGTCGTCACGCTCTCTCACCAGGGCTACGTTAAGTATCAGCCGCTTTCTGAATACGAAGCGCAGCGTCGTGGCGGGAAAGGTAAATCTGCCGCACGTATTAAAGAAGAAGACTTTATCGACAGGCTGCTGGTGGCGAACACTCACGATCATATCCTGTGCTTCTCCAGCCGTGGTCGCGTCTATTCGATGAAGGTCTACCAGTTGCCGGAAGCCTCTCGTGGTGCACGCGGTCGTCCGATCGTCAACCTGCTGCCGCTGGAGCAGGACGAACGTATCACCGCGATCCTGCCGGTGACCGAGTTTGAAGAAGGCGTGAAAGTCTTCATGGCGACCGCTAACGGTACTGTGAAGAAAACCGTCCTCACCGAATTCAACCGTCTGCGTACCGCCGGTAAAGTGGCGATCAAACTGGTTGAAGGCGATGAGCTGATCGGCGTTGACCTGACCAGTGGCGAAGATGAAGTAATGCTGTTCTCCGCCGAAGGTAAAGTGGTGCGCTTTAAAGAGTCTTCTGTCCGTGCGATGGGCTGCAACACCACCGGTGTTCGCGGTATTCGCTTAGGCGAAGGCGATAAAGTCGTGTCTCTGATCGTGCCGCGTGGTGATGGCGCAATCCTTACTGCAACACAAAATGGTTACGGTAAACGTACTGCTGTGGCGGAATACCCAACTAAGTCGCGTGCGACGAAAGGGGTTATCTCCATCAAGGTTACCGAACGTAACGGTTTAGTGGTTGGCGCGGTGCAGGTAGATGATTGCGACCAGATCATGATGATCACCGATGCCGGTACGCTGGTACGTACTCGCGTTTCGGAAATCAGCATCGTGGGCCGTAACACCCAGGGCGTGATCCTCATCCGTACTGCGGAAGATGAAAACGTAGTGGGTCTGCAACGTGTTGCTGAACCGGTTGACGAAGAAGATCTGGATACCATCGACGGCAGTGCTGCGGAAGGGGACGATGAAATCGCTCCGGAAGTGGACGTTGACGACGAGCCAGAAGAAGAATAA
- the ubiG gene encoding bifunctional 2-polyprenyl-6-hydroxyphenol methylase/3-demethylubiquinol 3-O-methyltransferase UbiG, which translates to MNAEKSPVNHNVDHEEIAKFEAVASRWWDLEGEFKPLHRINPLRLGYIAERAGGLFGKKVLDVGCGGGILAESMAREGATVTGLDMGFEPLQVAKLHALESGIQVEYVQETVEEHAAKHAGQYDVVTCMEMLEHVPDPQSVVRACAQLVKPGGDVFFSTLNRNGKSWLMAVVGAEYILRMVPKGTHDVKKFIKPAELLGWVDQTSLKERHMIGLHYNPITNTFKLGPGVDVNYMLHTQNK; encoded by the coding sequence ATGAATGCCGAAAAATCGCCGGTAAACCATAACGTAGACCACGAAGAGATCGCTAAATTTGAAGCCGTCGCCTCCCGCTGGTGGGATCTGGAAGGCGAGTTCAAACCACTGCACCGCATTAACCCGCTGCGTCTGGGCTATATTGCCGAGCGTGCTGGCGGTTTATTTGGCAAAAAGGTGCTCGATGTCGGTTGCGGCGGCGGCATTCTGGCCGAGAGTATGGCGCGAGAAGGCGCGACGGTGACCGGTCTGGATATGGGCTTTGAGCCATTGCAGGTGGCAAAGCTGCACGCGCTGGAAAGCGGTATTCAGGTAGAGTACGTACAGGAAACCGTGGAAGAACACGCGGCAAAACATGCCGGGCAGTATGATGTGGTGACCTGCATGGAGATGCTGGAACACGTTCCCGATCCGCAGTCAGTGGTCAGAGCCTGCGCGCAACTGGTGAAGCCGGGTGGCGATGTCTTTTTCTCCACGCTTAATCGTAATGGCAAGTCGTGGCTAATGGCGGTGGTCGGCGCTGAATATATTTTGCGCATGGTGCCTAAAGGCACGCACGACGTGAAGAAGTTTATTAAACCGGCAGAATTGCTGGGCTGGGTGGATCAAACCAGTCTAAAAGAGCGCCATATGATCGGGCTGCATTATAACCCGATCACTAATACTTTTAAGCTCGGTCCCGGCGTTGATGTGAACTATATGCTGCACACGCAGAATAAGTAA
- the yfaL gene encoding AIDA-I family autotransporter adhesin YfaL/EhaC, translated as MQSKKWILFSAKGMIWGIPAIMAGSLTAANASSQGFESCQGNNVTSSCQASRQSLSGITQDWSVADGQWLVFSDMTNSASGGAVFLQQGAGLLLSPENESGMTLFANNTVNGEYNNGGAIFAKENSTLNLDNVIFVDNVAGGYGGAIYSSGTNDSGAVDIRITNAVFSKNIANDGKGGAIYTINNDVYLSDDIFDNNQAYTSTSYSDGDGGAIDVTDNNSDISHLSGYTIINNTAFTNNTAEGYGGAIYTNSATAPYLIDISVDDSYSQNGGVLVDENNSAAGYGDSPSPAAGGFMFVDSSQVRFDIAANKTLVIGDVSNDGAIDSIAGTGSISKTGAGELVLNADNNNFTGEMRIENGEVTLGRSNSLMNVGDDRCQSNSQNCYGLMVGSISHRDDLAELNVGATQQTFVHSLTGFQNGTLNIDAGGNVTVNAGGFSGTIEGEGQLTIAENGSYVLAGAQSMALTGDIVVEDDAILSLSGNATDLAEMQDDPQSIVLNGGVLDLSDFTTWQSGTSENDGLEISGSGGTVIGQQDVVDLYGGDDLHIGDDGNNGVYVVVDAGDGQVSLANDNQYLGTTQIASGTLVVSDNSQLGDTHYNRQVIFTDNQQESVMEITSDVDTCSDAAGHGRDIEMRADGEVMVDAGADTQWGALMADGSGQQQDAGTTLTKTGAGTLELTASGTTQSAVRVEEGTLKGDVADIFPYASSLWVGDGATFETGADQDIQSIDATSSGTIDISDGTVLRLTSQDTSAALDASLFNGGGTLVNATDGVTLTGELNTDLETDSLTYLSGVTVNGDLSNTFGAISLQNGAAGDTLTVNGDYNGGGTLFVDSELNGDDSVSDQLVLNGNTAGNTTVVVNPITGIGEPTSTGIKVVDFAGDPKQFQNNAQFSLAGSGYVNMGAYDYTLVEDNNDWYLRSQKVTPTPPPDPDPTPDPTPEPDPTPAYQPVLNAKVGGYLNNLRAANQAFVMERHDHAGGDDQMLNLRVVGGHYQYSNAGQLAEHEDTSTVQLSGDLFSGRWGDDGEWMLGIVGGYSDNQGDSRSNMTGTRADNQNHGYAVGLTSSWFQHGNQRQGAWLDSWLQYAWFNNDVSEQSDGADHYHSSGIIASLEVGYQWLSGHDVVIEPQAQVIYQGVQLDDFTAANHARVSQSQGDDIQTRLGLHSEWRTAAHVTPTLDLNYYHDPHSTEIEEDGSQISDDAVKQRGEIKVGVTGNISQRVSLRGSVAWQKGSDDFAQTAGFLSMTVKW; from the coding sequence ATGCAAAGTAAAAAATGGATTCTTTTTTCTGCTAAAGGGATGATATGGGGTATACCTGCCATAATGGCGGGGTCATTAACAGCCGCAAACGCCTCGTCGCAGGGTTTTGAATCATGCCAGGGAAACAACGTAACCAGCAGTTGCCAGGCCAGCAGGCAAAGCCTTTCAGGCATTACACAAGACTGGAGCGTCGCTGATGGACAATGGCTGGTTTTTTCGGATATGACAAATAGCGCTAGCGGAGGGGCAGTATTTTTGCAACAAGGGGCGGGACTTTTACTATCGCCAGAAAATGAAAGCGGTATGACCTTGTTTGCGAATAATACCGTTAATGGTGAATATAATAATGGTGGGGCAATATTTGCCAAAGAAAACTCAACGCTGAATCTTGATAATGTTATTTTTGTGGATAACGTAGCCGGAGGATATGGTGGCGCGATCTATTCTTCTGGCACCAACGACTCCGGCGCGGTAGATATACGTATTACCAATGCTGTGTTCAGCAAAAACATTGCCAATGACGGCAAAGGTGGTGCAATTTATACTATCAATAATGACGTCTATTTAAGTGATGATATTTTTGATAATAACCAAGCATACACATCAACAAGTTACAGTGATGGTGATGGTGGTGCAATCGATGTCACCGATAATAATAGCGATATTTCACACCTTTCAGGTTATACGATAATAAATAACACTGCCTTTACAAATAACACTGCCGAAGGTTATGGCGGGGCGATTTATACCAATAGCGCGACGGCTCCCTATCTTATTGATATTTCTGTTGATGACAGCTACAGCCAGAACGGCGGCGTGTTAGTGGATGAGAACAACAGCGCAGCAGGTTATGGCGATAGCCCTTCTCCAGCGGCGGGCGGCTTTATGTTCGTCGATTCAAGCCAGGTAAGGTTTGATATCGCTGCCAATAAAACCCTGGTTATCGGTGACGTAAGTAACGATGGTGCGATCGATTCCATTGCCGGAACCGGGAGTATCAGCAAAACCGGAGCGGGCGAACTGGTGCTCAATGCGGATAATAATAATTTTACCGGCGAGATGCGGATCGAAAACGGTGAAGTGACGTTGGGGCGTAGCAATTCGCTGATGAATGTCGGCGATGACCGTTGCCAGAGTAATTCGCAAAATTGCTATGGCCTGATGGTCGGCAGTATCAGCCATCGGGATGACCTGGCGGAATTGAACGTTGGCGCTACACAGCAGACTTTTGTTCACTCCCTGACGGGGTTTCAGAATGGCACCTTAAATATTGATGCTGGCGGTAATGTTACCGTTAATGCAGGCGGTTTTAGCGGAACCATCGAAGGTGAAGGGCAACTCACGATTGCTGAAAACGGCAGCTATGTGCTGGCGGGGGCGCAGTCGATGGCGCTGACTGGCGATATTGTGGTGGAAGATGACGCAATCCTCTCGCTTTCGGGTAACGCCACAGACCTTGCGGAGATGCAGGACGATCCGCAGTCCATCGTGTTAAATGGCGGCGTATTGGATCTCTCCGATTTCACTACCTGGCAGAGCGGTACGTCAGAGAACGATGGTCTGGAAATCAGTGGCAGCGGCGGTACGGTGATTGGTCAGCAGGATGTTGTCGATCTTTACGGTGGCGACGATCTGCATATTGGCGATGACGGGAATAATGGTGTTTATGTGGTGGTGGATGCAGGTGACGGGCAGGTCAGCCTGGCAAATGACAATCAATACCTCGGCACAACACAAATCGCTTCCGGTACGCTGGTGGTGAGCGACAACTCTCAGCTTGGTGATACCCACTATAACCGCCAGGTTATTTTTACTGATAATCAACAAGAAAGCGTGATGGAGATTACCTCCGACGTTGACACGTGTTCAGATGCGGCAGGCCACGGACGTGATATCGAAATGCGCGCCGATGGTGAAGTGATGGTGGATGCGGGAGCCGACACGCAATGGGGGGCACTGATGGCCGACGGCAGTGGGCAGCAGCAGGACGCGGGAACCACACTGACGAAAACTGGTGCAGGGACGCTAGAACTGACTGCCAGCGGCACGACGCAGTCGGCGGTGAGAGTAGAAGAAGGCACGCTGAAAGGTGATGTTGCGGATATCTTTCCTTATGCTTCGTCGCTGTGGGTTGGGGACGGGGCAACGTTCGAGACTGGCGCGGATCAGGATATTCAGTCTATTGATGCTACTTCCAGCGGCACTATCGACATCAGCGATGGTACGGTTTTACGCCTGACTAGTCAGGATACTTCCGCCGCACTGGATGCCTCGCTGTTTAACGGTGGCGGTACGCTGGTGAATGCCACCGATGGCGTTACGCTGACAGGCGAGCTTAATACCGACCTTGAAACTGACAGCCTGACTTATCTTTCAGGCGTGACGGTCAATGGTGATCTGAGCAATACTTTCGGTGCGATCAGCCTGCAAAATGGTGCCGCTGGCGATACTCTGACCGTAAACGGTGATTACAACGGTGGCGGTACGCTGTTTGTCGACAGCGAATTAAACGGCGATGACTCGGTTAGCGACCAGTTGGTGTTGAACGGTAATACCGCTGGCAATACGACCGTGGTGGTTAACCCCATTACTGGCATTGGCGAGCCGACATCTACAGGTATTAAAGTGGTTGATTTCGCTGGCGATCCCAAGCAATTTCAAAATAATGCGCAGTTCAGTCTGGCGGGCAGCGGCTACGTCAATATGGGCGCTTACGACTATACGCTGGTGGAAGATAACAACGACTGGTATCTGCGTTCGCAAAAAGTCACTCCGACGCCACCGCCCGATCCGGATCCGACACCCGATCCCACGCCTGAGCCCGACCCAACACCCGCTTATCAGCCTGTGCTGAATGCCAAAGTTGGGGGATATCTTAATAATTTGCGGGCAGCAAATCAGGCATTTGTGATGGAGCGACACGATCACGCTGGTGGCGATGATCAGATGCTGAATTTGCGCGTGGTCGGCGGCCATTATCAATACAGCAACGCGGGGCAGCTGGCGGAGCACGAAGACACTTCTACGGTGCAGCTTAGCGGCGACCTGTTTAGCGGGCGCTGGGGCGATGATGGCGAGTGGATGCTTGGGATTGTAGGTGGCTACAGCGATAACCAGGGGGACAGCCGCTCGAATATGACCGGAACTCGCGCCGATAACCAGAACCACGGTTATGCCGTTGGGCTGACGTCCAGCTGGTTTCAGCACGGTAATCAAAGACAGGGGGCCTGGCTGGATAGCTGGCTGCAATACGCGTGGTTTAACAATGATGTTTCCGAACAAAGCGACGGCGCGGATCATTATCACTCGTCGGGGATCATCGCCTCGCTGGAGGTAGGGTATCAGTGGTTATCGGGGCATGATGTGGTAATTGAACCACAGGCGCAGGTGATTTATCAGGGCGTGCAGCTGGATGATTTTACCGCCGCTAACCATGCGCGGGTGTCACAATCGCAGGGCGATGATATTCAGACGCGGCTGGGATTACACAGCGAATGGCGTACCGCTGCTCATGTCACACCAACATTAGATCTGAATTATTATCACGATCCCCATTCGACGGAAATTGAAGAAGATGGTAGCCAAATCAGTGACGATGCGGTGAAACAACGGGGTGAAATAAAAGTGGGAGTAACGGGCAATATCAGTCAGCGAGTTTCGCTGCGTGGCAGCGTGGCGTGGCAGAAAGGAAGCGATGATTTTGCCCAGACGGCAGGTTTTTTGTCGATGACGGTGAAATGGTAA
- the nrdA gene encoding class 1a ribonucleoside-diphosphate reductase subunit alpha yields the protein MNQNLLVTKRDGSTERINLDKIHRVLDWAAEGLHNVSISQVELRSHIQFYDGIKTSDIHETIIKAAADLISREAPDYQYLAARLAIFHLRKKAYGQFEPPALYDHVVKMVEMGKYDNHLLEDYTEEEFKQMDTFIDHDRDMTFSYAAVKQLEGKYLVQNRVTGEIYESAQFLYILVAACLFSNYPRETRLQYVKRFYDAVSTFKISLPTPIMSGVRTPTRQFSSCVLIECGDSLDSINATSSAIVKYVSQRAGIGINAGRIRALGSPIRGGEAFHTGCIPFYKHFQTAVKSCSQGGVRGGAATLFYPIWHLEVESLLVLKNNRGVEGNRVRHMDYGVQINKLMYTRLLKGEEITLFSPSDVPGLYDAFFADQEEFERLYTKYEKDDSIRKQRVKAVELFSLMMQERASTGRIYIQNVDHCNTHSPFDPAIAPVRQSNLCLEIALPTKPLNDVNDENGEIALCTLSAFNLGAINSLDELEELAVLAVRALDALLDYQDYPIPAAKRGAMGRRTLGIGVINFAYYLAKHGKRYSDGSANNLTHKTFEAIQYYLLKASNELAKEQGACPWFNETTYAKGILPIDTYKKDLDAIANEPLHYDWEALRESIKTHGLRNSTLSALMPSETSSQISNATNGIEPPRGYVSIKASKDGILRQVVPDYEHLHDAYELLWEMPGNDGYLQLVGIMQKFIDQSISANTNYDPSRFPSGKVPMQQLLKDLLTAYKFGVKTLYYQNTRDGAEDAQDDLVPSIQDDGCESGACKI from the coding sequence ATGAATCAGAATCTGCTGGTGACAAAGCGCGACGGTAGCACAGAGCGCATCAATCTCGACAAAATCCATCGCGTTCTGGATTGGGCGGCAGAAGGACTGCATAACGTTTCGATTTCCCAGGTCGAGCTGCGCTCCCACATTCAGTTTTATGACGGTATCAAGACCTCTGACATCCATGAAACCATTATCAAGGCCGCCGCAGACCTGATCTCCCGTGAAGCACCGGATTATCAGTATCTTGCCGCGCGCCTGGCTATCTTCCACCTGCGTAAAAAAGCCTACGGTCAGTTTGAACCGCCTGCGCTGTACGACCACGTGGTAAAAATGGTTGAAATGGGCAAATACGATAATCATCTGCTGGAAGACTACACGGAAGAAGAGTTCAAGCAGATGGACACGTTTATCGATCACGACCGTGATATGACCTTCTCTTATGCTGCCGTTAAACAGCTGGAAGGCAAATATCTGGTACAGAACCGCGTGACCGGCGAAATCTACGAGAGCGCCCAGTTCCTTTATATTCTGGTTGCGGCGTGCCTGTTCTCGAACTACCCGCGCGAAACGCGTCTGCAATACGTGAAGCGTTTTTACGACGCGGTTTCCACATTTAAAATTTCGCTGCCGACGCCAATCATGTCAGGCGTGCGTACTCCGACTCGCCAGTTCAGCTCCTGCGTGCTGATCGAGTGCGGCGACAGCCTGGATTCCATTAACGCGACCTCCAGCGCGATTGTGAAATACGTTTCCCAGCGTGCGGGGATCGGCATCAATGCCGGGCGTATTCGTGCACTGGGTAGCCCGATTCGCGGTGGTGAAGCGTTCCATACCGGATGCATTCCGTTCTACAAACATTTCCAGACGGCGGTGAAATCCTGCTCCCAGGGCGGCGTGCGCGGCGGTGCGGCAACGCTGTTCTACCCAATCTGGCATCTGGAAGTAGAAAGCCTGCTGGTGTTGAAAAACAACCGTGGTGTAGAAGGCAACCGCGTGCGTCATATGGACTACGGGGTACAAATCAACAAACTGATGTATACCCGCCTGCTGAAAGGTGAAGAGATCACCCTGTTCAGCCCGTCCGACGTACCGGGGCTGTACGACGCGTTCTTCGCCGATCAGGAAGAGTTTGAACGCCTGTACACCAAATATGAGAAAGACGACAGCATCCGCAAGCAGCGTGTGAAAGCCGTTGAGCTGTTCTCACTGATGATGCAGGAACGTGCGTCTACTGGTCGTATCTATATTCAGAACGTTGACCACTGCAACACCCACAGCCCGTTTGATCCGGCCATCGCGCCTGTGCGCCAGTCTAACCTGTGCCTGGAAATCGCTCTGCCGACCAAACCGCTGAATGACGTTAACGACGAAAACGGTGAAATTGCCCTGTGTACGCTTTCTGCTTTCAACCTGGGAGCAATTAACAGCCTGGATGAACTGGAAGAGTTGGCCGTTCTGGCGGTACGCGCACTTGACGCGCTGCTGGATTATCAGGATTACCCGATCCCGGCAGCCAAACGTGGAGCGATGGGTCGTCGTACACTGGGTATTGGTGTGATCAACTTCGCTTACTACCTGGCGAAGCACGGTAAACGCTACTCCGACGGCAGCGCCAACAACCTGACGCATAAAACCTTCGAAGCTATTCAATATTACCTGCTGAAAGCGTCTAACGAGCTGGCGAAAGAACAAGGCGCGTGCCCGTGGTTTAACGAAACCACTTACGCGAAAGGCATCCTGCCGATCGATACCTATAAGAAAGATCTGGATGCCATCGCTAATGAGCCGCTGCATTACGACTGGGAAGCACTGCGGGAGTCAATCAAAACGCACGGTCTGCGCAACTCCACGCTTTCCGCTCTGATGCCGTCCGAGACCTCTTCGCAGATCTCCAACGCCACTAACGGTATTGAGCCGCCGCGCGGTTACGTCAGCATTAAAGCGTCTAAAGACGGTATTCTGCGCCAGGTGGTGCCTGACTATGAACATCTGCACGACGCCTACGAGTTGCTGTGGGAAATGCCGGGTAACGATGGCTACCTGCAACTGGTGGGTATCATGCAGAAATTTATCGATCAGTCGATCTCTGCGAATACTAACTACGATCCGTCACGCTTCCCGTCAGGAAAAGTGCCGATGCAGCAGTTGCTGAAAGACCTGCTCACCGCCTACAAATTCGGGGTCAAGACGCTGTATTATCAGAACACCCGTGATGGCGCTGAAGACGCGCAGGACGATCTGGTGCCGTCAATCCAGGACGATGGCTGCGAAAGCGGCGCATGTAAGATCTGA